A DNA window from Plasmodium cynomolgi strain B DNA, scaffold: 0221, whole genome shotgun sequence contains the following coding sequences:
- a CDS encoding hypothetical protein (putative) translates to IFYLDLKFSNDELDQYIEECISQDTAHKADSRIMQICGKLVKYLRTDYNKQNKDYLKEHHCNLLSLWIYEELFDYFPGKSINVLITYAELKLILSGVFTGQNEVHNCLRDLSVFSALTNWKESKHLYDYCVDYDEIIRIAGSSYKKCKEYEEHIQKISTIYNEFDRLYIQAYKNENNDFYEKCRGYNPESVMPKLNCQEILLEEEKSSVVPHDPVLSVPTQFSGINSNSTKIIDNVLLGVVATSMTSVLLYKVNKILIKTYQLYKRFNNLFTIRININKYIIYISYYSFIYKFTPLGIRLRNVLGWNKYTLSNLNEGENILFAKTHESFNPHNVEREHYIGYHPA, encoded by the coding sequence ATTTTCTATCTtgatttgaaattttctaaTGATGAATTAGATCAATATATTGAAGAATGTATATCACAAGATACTGCACACAAGGCAGATTCAAGAATTATGCAAATTTGTGGAAAGCTTGTAAAATATCTAAGAACTGATtataataaacaaaataaggaCTATTTGAAGGAACATCATTGTAACCTTTTGAGCCTTTGGATATATGAAGAGTTGTTTGATTATTTTCCAGGTAAATCTATTAATGTTCTTATCACTTATGCTGAGCTTAAGCTTATTTTAAGCGGTGTTTTTACTGGTCAAAATGAAGTGCATAATTGCCTGCGTGATTTAAGTGTATTTTCTGCATTGACAAACTGGAAAGAGAGTAAGCATCTTTATGATTATTGTGTCGATTATGATGAAATTATTAGAATAGCTGGTTctagttataaaaaatgcaaggAATATGAAGAACACATCCAAAAAATATCTACAATCTATAATGAATTTGACAGATTATATATTCAAGCATATAAGAATGAGAATAAtgatttttatgaaaaatgtagAGGTTACAACCCGGAAAGCGTGATGCCTAAATTAAATTGTcaagaaatattattagaagaagaaaagtcAAGTGTAGTTCCACATGATCCTGTTTTATCTGTTCCTACACAATTTTCTGGTATAAATTCTAAttctacaaaaattattgacAATGTGCTCCTGGGAGTAGTTGCAACTTCCATGACATCTgtcttattatataaggtaaataaaattttaataaaaacataccAACTGTATAAAcgttttaataatttatttactatacgcataaatataaataaatatattatatacatttcatATTATTCGTTTATTTACAAGTTTACACCCTTAGGAATTCGGTTACGCAACGTTCTGGGATGGAATAAATACACGTTAAGTAACCtaaatgaaggagaaaacataTTATTCGCTAAAACACATGAATCATTTAATCCGCATAACGTGGAAAGAGAACATTACATAGGATATCATCctgcg